DNA from Effusibacillus pohliae DSM 22757:
TTCGCTGGTGTGAAATTCGTTTTGCAAGGTATCAACCGGGTCTTCCCGACCATACATCCAGATTCCGTTCGCTTCTGCAAACGCTTTTCCGACGCGATACGGCAAACATTTAGCATAAGGAACAAATGTGATGACCATTCCGCCAGGTTTTGTGACACGTGCCATTTCCTGCAGGACAGCCACTTTTCCCGCGAAATCAAAATGTTCGAGAACACCCGCGTTCCAGGTCAAATCGTACGTATCATCGGGAACGGGGATGTTGCGGATATCGGACAACAGAAATCGCCCGTTCCGGTTTTTGCGCCGGAACGCCAGGTGGCTATTGTCGAGCGCTTTTTTCGAATAATCAACCAGTGTCACGTTGGCACCTTCCATCGCCAGGCGCAAGGAGATTTTTCCCGTGCCTGATCCTGCTTCCAGTACCGTCTTTCCTGTTACGTCACCGATCAATCTGCCGATCGTCTCATAAATCGTTTGACTCAGCGAATCCCAATGGTAGGACACTTCTTGGGACCACAATCGGTCCCAGACGTATTTTTGCGGGTCGTTCATGTTGCCCCACCTTCCAGGTAGTCTGCCAATATGTTTTTCCAACGCTGTTTCCAGATTGATTTGTCAAATGCCAACGCGGTGGCCCGGGCATTCGCTCCAAGCGTCTTGCGCAGCGCCGGATCTTCGATCAGCCGGATCATCGCTTCGCTCAGCCGTTCCTCCGTCGGAGCTGTCAGGAGCCCGTTAAATCCGTCGATAATGATGTCATTCAGCCCTCCCACATTGCTGGCCACCACCGGTATCCCGCAACTGATCGCCTCCAGACAAGAGTATGATGTACCTTCCGAAAAAATGCTGGGAATGACTGCGATATCCGCTTCCTGATAGGCGTCGGCCATCCGGTCGAACGCGTAGGTCCGGTGGATGATCCGGTTTTTGTGCGGATGTTCCCGCATCCAGAGCAAAAACGTGTCACCGATCGGGCTGTCTTTGACCAATTCACCGGCGAATTCGACGACCAGGTTAGGATACTGGCGCAATAACCGGTCGGCTGCCAACATCATCGGAATGATGCCCCGCTCATAACTGATCCGGCGCGGGAACAGGATCCGGATGTCCGACGAGTCAGGTTTTTTTTCCTTCGGCAGGAAGTGACGGGTGTCAACCGAGTTGGGCACTAGCACCACCTGCTCGGGATCCTCGTACGTACACACGGAACGGCAGTATGTGAGAAATTGGGAATCGACCGAAACAATGCGATGCAACTGGTCGAGCGCCAACTGGATCGATTTCGCCACATGCGTTTTGTCCGACTGGGGCAAATCGGGCCGATCCCAGTTGATGCCGTGGCAGATGCCCAGACTGCCTATGCGGTACCGGATGGGATGCCAGATGCAGCTTGCGTAAATCAATGCTCCGCGGGCATGGGATACCATTTTTTCAAACGCTTCCGCAATCTGGTCAAAATCGTAGGGGTATCCGAACACCTCGATCTGTTCGAAGCGGGTGGCAAACGGCTGATAGTACGAAAGCTGGTGAACTTCCGGCTTGTATCCCATTTCCTGGATGACGCCGCAGAGATCGTAGATATAGCGTTCCAGTCCGCCGCCAAAAATACGCGTAAAACGGCAGTTGTATCCGTCGAGAAAACTGTGTGTGAAGATACTGACCCGTTTCATCATTCCTCTTCTTTCCATTCCACCAGATTGGGATTGGGATCTAGAATCGACTGGTAGTGAGCAAGGCTACCCCAGATGCCATCCGGGTCGATCGACAGATAACGGAGGTACTTTTGGTACCGCTCCTCTTCGCTCCCTGCCCAGCCCAGATGTTTCACGCGAAGATCGGAACGATGTCCCGGCAGAACGCAATAGGACAGGGGAAGCCGCGGGCAATGGTGCATCAGTTTGGGATAGAAATAATGGTATCCCGGCAGATACCGGACCAGGGTCATCGTGTGCCGGCGGTGGATATTCCACAACGCATCGTCCCGGTAATGGGTCAAACCTCCCCAGAAGTCATAAAAACGGAATCCGACCCAGTCGAATTGATCCTGATTGATGAGACCAGCAATCTGTTCTTTCACCCTGTCTTCATAGACCTCGTCCGCATCCACCGCCAGCAGCCAATCGGGACTTGTCGATACGGCAACCTGCCACAGGAGGGACCGCAGCTCCCATTCGCGGTCAAAATGGGACTCTGTCAATTCGATCAGACGGGTGACCTTTTGGTACGATTTGCAGAGACGGACGGTGCCGTCGGTGCTGGCGTCATCCACAATCACGATGTCATCGACAAATTGTGAAAGCTGATCGAGCACCATCGGCAAGTAGCGATCCGCTTCATTCCGAACCTGCAGCATCGCCGTCAACCGGTTGTCTTGCGATTTCCGGATCATCCGGCCTCACCTCCTTTGCGCAGGCGGCCAAACCGTCATCCAGCGCTTTGCATTCCAAAATATGCGCGATCGCCTGATAATCATAGGTTGCAG
Protein-coding regions in this window:
- a CDS encoding class I SAM-dependent methyltransferase; translation: MNDPQKYVWDRLWSQEVSYHWDSLSQTIYETIGRLIGDVTGKTVLEAGSGTGKISLRLAMEGANVTLVDYSKKALDNSHLAFRRKNRNGRFLLSDIRNIPVPDDTYDLTWNAGVLEHFDFAGKVAVLQEMARVTKPGGMVITFVPYAKCLPYRVGKAFAEANGIWMYGREDPVDTLQNEFHTSEIRLLEEFPIGFINSLDFLDFIPQSQPVKQWIGQWYQTLTDEERSLFPGYLLVTAGTVGH
- a CDS encoding glycosyltransferase family 4 protein, which translates into the protein MKRVSIFTHSFLDGYNCRFTRIFGGGLERYIYDLCGVIQEMGYKPEVHQLSYYQPFATRFEQIEVFGYPYDFDQIAEAFEKMVSHARGALIYASCIWHPIRYRIGSLGICHGINWDRPDLPQSDKTHVAKSIQLALDQLHRIVSVDSQFLTYCRSVCTYEDPEQVVLVPNSVDTRHFLPKEKKPDSSDIRILFPRRISYERGIIPMMLAADRLLRQYPNLVVEFAGELVKDSPIGDTFLLWMREHPHKNRIIHRTYAFDRMADAYQEADIAVIPSIFSEGTSYSCLEAISCGIPVVASNVGGLNDIIIDGFNGLLTAPTEERLSEAMIRLIEDPALRKTLGANARATALAFDKSIWKQRWKNILADYLEGGAT
- a CDS encoding glycosyltransferase, with amino-acid sequence MIRKSQDNRLTAMLQVRNEADRYLPMVLDQLSQFVDDIVIVDDASTDGTVRLCKSYQKVTRLIELTESHFDREWELRSLLWQVAVSTSPDWLLAVDADEVYEDRVKEQIAGLINQDQFDWVGFRFYDFWGGLTHYRDDALWNIHRRHTMTLVRYLPGYHYFYPKLMHHCPRLPLSYCVLPGHRSDLRVKHLGWAGSEEERYQKYLRYLSIDPDGIWGSLAHYQSILDPNPNLVEWKEEE